One Burkholderia cepacia genomic window carries:
- a CDS encoding RHS repeat-associated core domain-containing protein encodes MAGPEALRPPQRPIPQALQQNAEARRVIVSPVPAPATSPKVAAARAESVTNHGLEIFVQCLYLLPVVGNAMSLYDVGVDIYRICSEPGGAKKVLSWSILAIDAIGVVPAAGNATRPARAVVKEVLLAFAKGAGAAALVELFWATAGGDVIAFMADLDAHLKRWKNDIVKGVRDASRTVRRFVINPVSAAEQMGRIQKNSGFLSWVPSTETIALHGIDQLLKLSGQRDAIVAWLDEFDRNTGPMLDAAFGDVAQAGSLLFMAAQITAEIKARRARRVPSHVAQATPGTMRAPHQKRGAHRDSTQKGAQPSPLPAKDGCGCPPTASAKPVNYAMGDENLEQTDFVLDGIVPIVWTRRYRSSLAAYDASPLGARWSSPYHLSLEERDGLLTFFDPDNRAVPLPPVSVGESVEVPTEQFTVTRPDSRHIQLTYPDGSREDYERHGTVTHARYRLVSRQGRDGLGLTFSYNEAGELATLSDGAENTIRLDYVDGRVVAIYRTGVPGLAREALARYTYDAAGDLTSHVDMLGFRRTYAYQQHLLTRYTDFNGNAANLEWDWPGQRAGLPAPADAQCVRTWLGDDGPHMQDETHFEYHREHWYTKVTDADGHATIHRYDYHNRIVLVEYADGSTDGFEWDAHHRLVGTQNALGHTQRFDYDAQGRLIAETDALGNTTRTEYNADGLPIQVTAPDGRVTQTDYDSLGRPMSATDATGRTTRYTWSGNGRLLSLTDPTGGVRRFRHDNAGRLVESTDCSGHATRYGYDERGHLSRVTDAEGHATRYRCDARGQVISVTHPDDVEERFTWDGAGNLRTYRDGADQVTEYAFNARRQPTWRQDAAGRQLTYAYDRQWRLTALTNENQEQTRFRYDPLGQLIEQTDFDGSTTRYRWDEAGRLAGSQQDDVNTTYTRDPLGRLTRREIEGPDGRGRVAEHFYYDARGRLTTAQGHGSKVRLHYDDADNLIAEEQTHCPDTGVAYTAVTRHEYDALGNRIRTQLPNTRTIDWLRYGSGHVHGVLLDGQPLVDFERDKLHREITRRHRSFEQKREYDPAGRLQRMIVRRDARALPTDWIAARQYRYDAAGHLTRIEDRTRGATDYTYDPVGRLLKAVTPDLKEVFAFDPAGNPVDSEQLTPRPTEETLDEMTARHGRAAGRDAEWRRAHPGQEEPRAHFERRKQEAAEYWKLIEWERALPKCVGNVLKALNRTRYDHDAHGNLIRKTEPGGVTWLYAYDAANRLKRADRYAKPPAANEIDRLERTQDGTAFIPGTVRPALQVRFEYDAFGRRTLKETGRPDGSLDRTVFTWTGDVLLMEERFHLPPRQPGEREPLTFRPVQIVREDPDDADALPVAQRMHTLSERHQWQGASLYLHEPGTFVPLARLDETLVEAAFIATGTDGRFVQVPAKTRHATLFYQNDHLGTPQELLDESGNVVWLGRYRAWGAEKTVWQPQPERHEAGNPVRFQGQYHDDETGLHYNRHRYYDPTSGRFVSKDPIGFAGGINVYQYALSPIQWIDPLGLAKTTCDLYAFGNASGPRDPRIAGVNRPLGESGDLTANAEGMVGPTIKDGASTFGDPNMAPVSGVYYKIPTGTELPDGIDVVADGKEVGGKHAETHHTICPKKKMKGTTFIEKFKSLPWIRAGKK; translated from the coding sequence ATGGCCGGCCCCGAAGCCCTTCGCCCCCCGCAGCGCCCGATTCCCCAAGCCCTCCAGCAGAACGCCGAAGCCCGGCGCGTGATCGTCAGCCCGGTTCCCGCGCCCGCGACCTCGCCGAAGGTGGCCGCCGCCCGCGCCGAATCGGTGACGAACCACGGCCTCGAGATCTTCGTCCAGTGCCTGTACCTGCTGCCGGTCGTCGGCAACGCGATGTCGCTCTACGACGTCGGCGTCGACATCTACCGGATCTGCAGCGAGCCCGGCGGCGCGAAGAAGGTCCTCAGCTGGAGCATCCTCGCGATCGACGCGATCGGGGTCGTGCCCGCGGCGGGCAATGCGACCCGACCCGCCCGCGCGGTCGTCAAGGAGGTGTTGCTCGCGTTCGCGAAGGGCGCGGGCGCGGCGGCGCTGGTCGAGCTGTTCTGGGCCACGGCCGGCGGCGACGTGATCGCATTCATGGCCGATCTGGATGCGCACCTGAAGCGATGGAAGAACGACATCGTCAAGGGCGTGCGCGACGCGTCGCGGACGGTGCGGCGCTTCGTGATCAATCCGGTCTCGGCCGCGGAGCAGATGGGGCGCATCCAGAAGAACAGCGGATTCCTGTCCTGGGTGCCGTCGACCGAGACCATCGCGCTGCACGGGATCGATCAGTTGCTCAAGCTGTCCGGTCAGCGCGACGCGATCGTCGCGTGGCTCGACGAATTCGACCGCAACACGGGGCCGATGCTCGACGCGGCGTTCGGCGACGTGGCGCAGGCCGGCAGCCTGCTGTTCATGGCCGCGCAGATCACCGCGGAGATCAAGGCGCGGCGCGCGCGCAGGGTGCCGTCGCATGTCGCGCAGGCCACGCCGGGCACGATGCGGGCGCCGCACCAGAAGCGCGGCGCGCATCGCGATTCGACGCAGAAAGGCGCGCAGCCGAGCCCGCTGCCGGCGAAGGACGGCTGCGGGTGCCCGCCCACCGCGAGCGCGAAGCCGGTCAACTACGCGATGGGCGACGAGAACCTCGAGCAGACGGACTTCGTGCTCGACGGAATCGTGCCGATCGTGTGGACACGGCGCTACCGGTCGAGCCTCGCGGCGTACGACGCGAGTCCGCTCGGCGCACGCTGGAGCAGCCCGTATCACCTGTCGCTCGAAGAACGGGACGGCCTCCTGACGTTCTTCGATCCCGACAACCGCGCGGTGCCGCTGCCGCCGGTGAGCGTGGGCGAATCAGTCGAGGTGCCGACCGAGCAGTTCACCGTCACGCGTCCGGACAGCCGGCACATTCAGCTGACCTATCCCGACGGCAGTCGGGAGGATTACGAACGGCACGGCACGGTGACGCATGCGCGCTATCGCCTCGTCTCCCGCCAGGGCCGCGACGGCCTCGGCCTGACCTTCTCGTACAACGAAGCCGGCGAACTTGCCACGCTCAGCGACGGTGCGGAGAACACGATCCGCCTCGACTACGTCGACGGACGAGTCGTGGCGATCTACCGCACGGGCGTGCCGGGCCTCGCCCGGGAAGCGCTCGCCCGCTACACCTACGACGCGGCAGGCGACCTGACCAGCCACGTCGACATGCTGGGATTCCGGCGCACGTATGCGTACCAGCAGCACCTGCTCACGCGCTACACGGACTTCAACGGCAACGCTGCCAATCTGGAATGGGACTGGCCGGGCCAGCGCGCCGGCCTGCCCGCGCCGGCCGACGCGCAGTGCGTGCGCACCTGGCTCGGCGACGACGGGCCGCACATGCAGGACGAGACGCATTTCGAGTACCACCGCGAGCACTGGTACACGAAGGTCACCGATGCCGACGGCCACGCGACGATTCACCGCTACGACTATCACAACCGGATCGTGCTGGTCGAATACGCGGATGGTTCGACGGACGGATTCGAATGGGACGCACACCACCGTCTCGTCGGCACCCAAAACGCCCTGGGCCACACGCAGCGCTTCGACTACGACGCGCAGGGGCGCCTTATCGCCGAAACGGACGCGCTCGGCAACACGACGCGCACCGAATACAACGCGGACGGCTTGCCGATCCAGGTCACGGCGCCGGATGGTCGTGTCACGCAGACCGACTACGACTCGCTCGGCCGGCCGATGTCGGCGACGGACGCTACCGGCCGGACCACGCGCTACACCTGGAGCGGCAACGGCCGCCTGCTGTCGCTGACCGACCCGACAGGCGGCGTGAGGCGCTTCCGCCACGACAACGCGGGGCGGCTCGTCGAGTCGACCGACTGTTCCGGCCACGCGACGCGCTACGGCTACGACGAGCGCGGCCACCTGTCACGCGTCACCGATGCCGAAGGCCACGCGACGCGCTACCGCTGCGACGCGCGGGGGCAAGTCATCAGCGTCACGCATCCGGACGACGTCGAGGAGCGCTTCACGTGGGACGGCGCAGGCAACCTGCGCACCTACCGGGACGGCGCGGACCAGGTGACGGAATACGCGTTCAACGCGCGTCGGCAGCCGACGTGGCGCCAGGATGCGGCGGGACGGCAGCTGACGTATGCGTACGACCGGCAGTGGCGGCTGACCGCGCTGACCAACGAGAACCAGGAGCAGACCCGGTTCCGCTACGACCCGCTGGGGCAGCTGATCGAACAGACGGATTTCGACGGCAGCACGACCCGCTACCGGTGGGATGAGGCGGGGCGGCTGGCCGGCTCGCAGCAAGACGACGTCAACACGACCTACACGCGCGACCCGCTCGGGCGGCTCACGCGGCGCGAGATCGAAGGACCGGATGGCCGCGGCCGGGTTGCCGAGCACTTCTATTACGACGCGCGAGGCCGGCTGACGACCGCGCAGGGCCATGGCAGCAAGGTCCGGCTCCATTACGACGATGCCGACAACCTGATCGCCGAAGAGCAGACCCACTGCCCGGACACGGGCGTCGCCTACACGGCGGTGACGCGGCACGAATACGACGCGCTCGGCAACCGGATCCGCACGCAGTTGCCGAATACGCGCACGATCGACTGGCTGCGCTACGGCTCGGGCCACGTGCACGGGGTGCTGCTGGACGGCCAGCCGCTGGTCGACTTCGAGCGCGACAAGCTGCATCGCGAGATCACCCGCCGTCACCGCAGTTTCGAGCAGAAGCGCGAATACGACCCGGCCGGGCGGCTGCAGCGGATGATCGTGCGCCGCGATGCGCGCGCGCTGCCGACGGACTGGATCGCCGCACGGCAGTACCGATACGACGCGGCGGGCCACCTGACGCGCATCGAGGATCGCACGCGGGGGGCGACGGACTACACGTACGACCCGGTCGGACGGCTGCTGAAGGCGGTGACGCCGGATCTGAAGGAAGTCTTTGCGTTCGATCCGGCGGGCAATCCGGTGGACTCGGAGCAGCTGACGCCGCGCCCGACCGAGGAAACGCTGGACGAGATGACGGCGCGGCACGGCCGGGCCGCCGGGCGAGATGCGGAATGGCGGCGCGCGCATCCGGGCCAGGAAGAACCGCGGGCCCACTTCGAGCGACGCAAACAGGAGGCGGCGGAATACTGGAAGCTGATCGAGTGGGAACGTGCGCTGCCGAAGTGCGTGGGCAACGTGCTGAAGGCGCTGAACCGTACCCGCTACGACCATGATGCGCACGGCAACCTGATCCGCAAAACCGAGCCGGGCGGCGTGACGTGGCTGTACGCCTACGATGCGGCGAACCGGCTGAAGCGGGCCGATCGCTACGCGAAACCGCCGGCGGCGAACGAGATCGACCGGCTCGAGCGGACGCAGGACGGCACCGCGTTCATCCCGGGCACGGTGCGGCCGGCCTTGCAGGTGCGCTTCGAATACGACGCGTTCGGGCGGCGCACGCTGAAGGAGACGGGACGGCCGGACGGCAGCCTCGACCGGACGGTGTTCACGTGGACCGGCGACGTGCTGCTGATGGAGGAGCGTTTCCACCTGCCGCCGCGGCAGCCGGGCGAACGTGAGCCGTTGACCTTCCGCCCGGTGCAGATCGTGCGCGAGGATCCGGACGACGCGGACGCGCTGCCGGTGGCGCAGCGGATGCATACGCTGAGCGAGCGGCATCAGTGGCAAGGCGCGTCGCTCTATCTGCACGAACCCGGCACGTTCGTGCCGCTGGCGCGGCTGGACGAGACGCTGGTGGAGGCGGCGTTCATTGCGACGGGGACGGATGGCCGGTTCGTGCAGGTGCCGGCGAAGACGCGGCATGCGACGCTGTTTTATCAGAACGATCATCTGGGGACGCCGCAGGAGCTGCTGGACGAGTCGGGGAACGTGGTGTGGCTGGGCCGGTACCGGGCGTGGGGGGCGGAGAAAACCGTTTGGCAGCCGCAGCCGGAACGCCATGAAGCGGGGAACCCGGTCCGGTTCCAGGGGCAGTACCATGATGACGAGACGGGGCTGCATTACAACCGGCATCGGTACTACGATCCGACGTCGGGCCGCTTCGTTAGCAAGGACCCGATCGGGTTCGCTGGCGGCATCAACGTTTATCAGTACGCGCTTAGTCCGATTCAGTGGATCGACCCGCTGGGACTGGCCAAGACAACGTGTGACCTGTATGCGTTCGGAAACGCAAGTGGTCCGCGAGATCCACGTATCGCCGGAGTGAACAGGCCACTTGGAGAATCGGGAGACTTAACCGCGAACGCGGAAGGAATGGTCGGCCCAACAATCAAGGACGGCGCATCGACGTTTGGCGATCCCAATATGGCCCCTGTTTCTGGGGTGTACTACAAGATCCCGACTGGAACGGAACTTCCAGATGGAATTGACGTGGTAGCAGACGGTAAGGAGGTTGGCGGGAAGCACGCAGAAACACACCACACCATTTGTCCAAAGAAAAAAATGAAGGGCACAACTTTCATTGAAAAATTTAAATCACTACCGTGGATACGGGCAGGTAAGAAGTGA
- a CDS encoding c-type cytochrome, with protein MLKRAIFSLLLLTICVIGRHAAAQSTLELTTDGKTRTLTSQALLARPDAAEIHVPHDVAYGRPMTFRAVPFASLLDGAALPADSVLETRAADGFAAQLPMDLARNRDAARAVAWLAVEDPAHPWPKLPRKPVSAGPFYLIWVGKEASSVRNEQWPFQIVRLAMQQSPVARWPALAVDPALPATDPARAGQHLFVTQCLACHRLDGAGSADTGPDLNTPMNPVDYFQPAALRRYIRNPASVRNWPGRAMPPFSPDQLSDQEIDRIIAYLGYMARRKAGR; from the coding sequence ATGCTCAAACGCGCGATCTTTTCGCTCCTGCTGCTGACGATCTGCGTGATCGGACGTCACGCGGCTGCCCAGTCCACGCTCGAGCTCACGACGGACGGCAAGACCCGCACGCTCACCTCGCAGGCGTTGCTGGCGCGCCCGGATGCGGCGGAGATCCATGTCCCGCACGATGTCGCCTACGGCAGGCCGATGACGTTCCGCGCGGTGCCGTTCGCCAGCCTGCTCGACGGCGCGGCCCTGCCTGCGGACAGCGTGCTCGAGACGCGCGCGGCCGACGGCTTCGCCGCGCAACTGCCGATGGACCTCGCGCGCAATCGCGACGCCGCGCGCGCCGTTGCATGGCTCGCGGTGGAGGACCCCGCGCACCCGTGGCCGAAGCTGCCGCGCAAGCCGGTCAGCGCCGGGCCGTTCTACCTGATCTGGGTCGGCAAGGAAGCGTCGTCCGTCCGCAACGAGCAGTGGCCTTTCCAGATCGTGCGTCTCGCGATGCAACAGTCGCCCGTCGCGCGCTGGCCGGCCCTCGCCGTCGATCCGGCGCTGCCGGCAACCGATCCGGCCCGCGCGGGGCAGCATCTGTTCGTCACGCAATGCCTCGCCTGCCACCGGCTCGACGGCGCGGGCAGCGCGGACACCGGCCCCGACCTGAACACGCCGATGAACCCGGTCGACTACTTCCAGCCGGCCGCGCTGCGCCGCTACATTCGCAATCCGGCATCGGTTCGGAACTGGCCCGGGCGTGCCATGCCGCCGTTCTCGCCGGATCAGCTGAGCGATCAGGAGATCGATCGGATCATTGCGTATCTCGGGTATATGGCACGACGCAAGGCGGGAAGGTAG
- a CDS encoding sarcosine oxidase subunit gamma has product MWNETRNQTQVAGAGGVTLESPFVGAADVLKPHQARASKKFTLRERPFLDLVNVRGELGDPAFVAAFERVVGCRPPAAPNTVARGAEYDVLWLGPDEWLVRSHGPVQAGVLEAQLAEAVQGSYAAAVDVGSGYTVVEISGERVRDVLARGCPLDLHPRVFKPGQCAQSHYFKTSIVLVPTGDDAFEIVLRRSFADYFVRIMLDAAAPLAS; this is encoded by the coding sequence GTGGCGGGCGCGGGCGGCGTGACGCTCGAGTCGCCGTTCGTCGGCGCGGCCGACGTGCTGAAGCCGCACCAGGCGCGCGCTTCGAAGAAATTCACGCTGCGCGAGCGGCCGTTCCTCGATCTCGTGAACGTGCGCGGCGAGTTGGGCGATCCGGCGTTCGTCGCCGCGTTCGAGCGCGTGGTCGGCTGCCGGCCGCCGGCGGCGCCGAACACGGTGGCCCGCGGCGCCGAGTACGACGTGCTGTGGCTCGGCCCCGACGAGTGGCTCGTGCGCTCGCACGGGCCCGTGCAGGCCGGCGTGCTGGAGGCGCAGCTCGCGGAGGCCGTGCAGGGTTCGTATGCGGCGGCCGTCGACGTCGGCAGCGGTTATACCGTCGTCGAGATCAGCGGCGAACGTGTGCGCGACGTGCTCGCACGCGGCTGCCCGCTCGATCTCCATCCGCGCGTGTTCAAGCCGGGCCAGTGCGCGCAGTCGCACTACTTCAAGACGTCGATCGTGCTGGTTCCGACCGGTGACGATGCGTTCGAGATCGTGCTGCGCCGCAGCTTCGCCGACTATTTCGTGCGCATCATGCTCGACGCGGCCGCGCCGCTCGCATCATGA
- a CDS encoding dihydroneopterin aldolase, which produces MKPFDEPFVAIDAPRLRGRGWSVFVDELKVPARIGIHAHEHEAPQPIVIDARLGYRCEPSEQGEWIDYDGYCARLAAFLSHKPHTRLLETLVADIAVLSFREWPALESLTLSVYKPKIRPGTKRVGVSLDWTRGDYLRWTGAAGRVGSAG; this is translated from the coding sequence ATGAAGCCGTTCGACGAACCGTTCGTGGCGATCGACGCGCCGCGCCTGCGCGGGCGCGGCTGGAGCGTGTTCGTCGACGAACTGAAGGTGCCCGCGCGGATCGGCATTCATGCGCACGAGCATGAAGCGCCGCAGCCGATCGTGATCGATGCGCGGCTCGGCTACCGCTGCGAGCCGAGCGAGCAGGGCGAGTGGATCGATTACGACGGTTATTGCGCGCGACTTGCCGCGTTCCTGTCGCACAAGCCGCATACGCGGCTGCTGGAGACGCTCGTCGCCGACATCGCGGTGCTGTCGTTCCGCGAATGGCCGGCGCTGGAGTCGCTGACGCTGTCGGTGTACAAGCCGAAGATCCGGCCCGGCACGAAGCGCGTCGGCGTGTCGCTCGACTGGACGCGCGGGGATTATTTGCGGTGGACGGGGGCGGCGGGGCGGGTCGGCTCGGCCGGATAG